The window TCGGTCCCAAACCAAAGCTCTCCTTTCTCCCGAACCTCGGTAATATTCAATACGGTATAATAACTTAAAGCCGTACTATCAAATGGGTAGACAATAGAATCAGCCACCATTTTACCCACCCCACTTTTATAGGTCCCTATCCAGAGCGTTCCCGAAGAATCTTCATAAAGGGTTTCAACACTGCTATCCTTTAACCCATCATCGTTTGTAAAACTCGAAAACTCATACCCATCAAATTTCGCAAGCCCTCCACCATAGGTACCGGCCCAAATAAATCCATCCGATGTTTGCAACACCTCGTGTACTTTTGGATGTGGGAGCCCTTTATTTACGGAGTAGGTATTTAAATTATATTGCTGAGCATACATACTTCCTGCAAAAAATAGGTATAGAAAAGATAGAATAAATAGTTTTCTAATAACCATAGCTCACATGTAATTAAACCGACTGTAATATAAAACTGATAGGATTTACCAATGGCCTTAAAACTACCCCAAATACGTAAATCGGGGTAATATCCTCAAAATAAACTTTTTATAAAAATATTAATCGTTTTCAGACTCCACGTTGTTGCTCAGCAGTAAAAAAGGCCTCAATATGTGCTCCATTATTACTTGAATAATTTAAGTCCCCATCTAATTGGGCTACCAACGTTTTTACAAGGTCTAAGCCTAACGATTCGATATCTTTTTCTTTATCACCAAATCCTTTTCCATTATCACTCACTTGTATCATAATATCGCTGTCTTCTTGTTCGACCAATACTTTTATAATACCATCCTCTCCCTCATCAAATGCATATTTAAAAGCATTAATAACCAATTCATTAATCAAAAGTGCCGACGGTATTGCTTGATTGATATTAAGTGTAATACCTTTTATTTGTGATTGGATTTCAATATCAGCATAGTCGGTTGAATATACTTCCCCGATTGCATCCAACAAGTCAGATACATAACGGTCGAATTCTACATATGATAACGACTCTGACTGGTATAACTTTTCATGAACCAAGGCAATACTTTGTACCCGAAGATGACTTTCCTGCAGGGCTCTCTGTGCACTATTATCTTCCGATTCCCACATCTGCATCTGTAATAAACCTGATATAACAGCCAAATTATTTTTCACCCTGTGATGTATTTCGGCCAATAACACTTCTTTTTCACGCAACGATTCCGAAATTTTCTGCTGGGCTTTCTTTTGGGCCGTAATATCACTTGCCACAAAAACATGCCCTTCAATATTACCACTTTTATCTTCTATAGTACCTCTTGAGATACTTACAGGAATGACTTGTTCTCCATTAGTAGCTATTTCCCCTGCGTATGTCTTGCCGTGTACATCGGTATGCTCATTACATATCTCCCCGGGAATTTCTTGAAATATCGATTGAATTGACTTGCCCAACAGTTCACTCTCATCACAATTAAGCATTTGCAAGACCGAAGAATTAGCTCGCAGAATGCGAAAATCTTCATCCGTTACAATCAGCAAATCAGCCATTGCCTCAACAATGCTATCCACATAATCCCGCGATACTGTCGTTTTACTCAAATTCTCAGCCATCCGGTCAAAGGTATTACTAAGCTGACCTAATTCATCATTCGAATCATAATCAATTCTGCTATCCATATTGCCTTTTCCAAAACTCTCGGCAGCCGCAGCTATTTTGGAAATGGGATTTGCAATCGAACGATAAATATAAAATACAAGTACAATAGCAATTAAAAGGGCAACTACAGTCCCCCCAATGAGTATATTATTAATCCGATCAAGATGAACACTCAACTGGGTTATTTTTTGCTGATGACTATCCTGGATATGATTTCTAAACCGCTCGATCAGAGGAAGTAAATTAGTGCGAAAATAGGGCTCAATAGTGACCGTAAAAAACTCTTTGCGATCTTCATAATTTTCAGAACCCATGACTTGGAATTGACTTAACAGAGCGGCATAATTTTGATACCTTTGCTCTATCTTATCTATCAAATTAATGATACCATTGGTATCTAAAGAATTTGCAAAAATATCTGGTGGACTTGTTTTAATAAGCCCTCGCAGCTCATCCAAACCATCTTCAAACCCTTCAAGAGCTTTATTAATCTCCGCAATCTGTACTTCTTTCTCAGTGCTGCTCCGGTCATAATTCATTGAAAGAGTTTCGCGGTAACTATCTTCTAATAAATACTGGGTTCTCGTCAAACTTCGAAATAATTGTAATTCCAGCTCTCCAGCTACTGTAATTTCCTGAATAGCTTTATTGCTTTCAGCTGTTGCTTGATCCTTGACTATATCATTCAAATAAGAAGATACCAACCCAATACCACCTATAAATAGGACAACAATTACAAAACTACCTATCAGCTTGGTACTTAGTTTCATAATAGAAATACCGTTACAGAGTACCCGTTAAAATTATTCAAACCTTCTTAGAAGCAGTTCAAACTCTATCTAAGCTGCTACACCAACTTCGAACAACTATTATAAAAAGAAGCTATAATTATGCTATTAAGAAAGTTAATATTTAAAATGCCACCAGTGATTCTATTTTATCAATAATTTTATCAGAGGTAGGTAATACCGAATCCATCAATCCAACGTTATATGGAACAGGGATATCGGGCATAGTTAATCGTTCAATGGGTGCGTCTAAATACTTAAATGCTTCTTGTGAAAGCACCGCACTTATTTCGGCACCAAATCCAGCCGTTTGGGTATCTTCATGCACAATCAAACAACGATTTGTTTGTCGGACGGATTCAAGCACCGCTTGTTTATCCCACGGCATAATTGATCTTAAATCAATTATATCAGCTGATACATCCATCTTGCTAACAGCATTTTCTACCTGCTCGCACATTGCACCCCAAGTAACAATAGTAAGATCCTCTCCTTCTTGTAGCATGTTCGCTTTGCCAATAGGAACTACATAATGATCCCCGGGATACGGTTTACGTGCATACTTCGCATCAAGTAAATTGCGATGTTCAAAGAAAACGGTTGGATTGTTGCTACGCATAGCAGACCGGAGTAACCCAACAGCATCTTGGGCATTGCTGGGCATTACAATTTGCCAACCTACAGCATGAGCAAAAAACACCTCGTTACTGAGACTGTGCCAAGGATCTCCACACTTGGCAAATCCGCCGGGCATGCGTACCACGATTGGCGCAGCAAATTGATTGGCTGTGCGCCAGCGAATTGTACCACAATTATTTAGCTGTTCCGTTGCAGGATCAGCATACTTGCGAAACTGAATTTCAGCTACCGGCATGAGTCCTGAATACGCAAGTCCCACAGAACGACCTATAATTCCCTCTTCCGATAAACTGGTATCGAAAACACGCTCATCACCATACTTTGTTTGTAGTCCCATCGTTGCGGCATGAACTCCTCCCTTGGCCCCCACATCTTCACCAAAAACCATCACCTTTGGATTGGTTTCGAGTTCGTAGTCCAGCGTCCTGCGAATAGCTTCAACAATATTAATACGTTGCTTTTCGGGTTCAGGCGCTTCTGAACTTTCCGGAAAGGTATGCTTCGAAGGCGCTAACCCACCTACCAGTTGTGTGTCTAAGCTGCCATCCTCCTTTTTTTCAGCAAAAGCGTATCGTTTTGTCGTTGTAGCATCAGGCGCAGGACGAGATAACGCTGCTTCACTAGCTTCTTCAATATCCTGTTCAGCGTTATCTTTAAACTCATTCCAGTCATCATCCGAAAACCGGTCAGGCACCAAAAATGATTTAAGTGAATCGAGCGGATCATTTTGCTGCTCCTCTTGAATCAACTCCTCCGGTTTATAGGCTTGATTATCCTGATAAGAGTGCCCGTTTAACCGAGGCATAGTGAGATGTATCAATGCTGGTCCCTTTCGGTCACGAACATAATTTACAGACTGATTAATAAGATCAGCAGCCTCAACCGGGTCGGTTCCATCTCCATCAAAAATGCGAATATTTTTAAAGGAGTACAGATTATTAGCAATATTTCCTCCCGGGGTCTGAAATTCTCCCGGCACAGAAATACCGTACCCATTATCTTCAACATAAAATAGTACGGGTAAATCCTGGGTTGTGGCAATCGTCAATGCCGACCAGAATCCATTAGTCGCTACCGAACCTTCGCCCCCCAATACAACTGAGATCGCCCGGTCATACTCTCCTTCCTCAAGCTCATTTTGATGATATTGGATGCCCTGCGCCCATCCGATAGCTGGAGTATATTGCGATCCCACGTCACCGGCCATTGGCAATACGGTTGGACCATCGAGACCCGGTTTATTGCACACTACTCCAATATCGCGGCCATCGCTATATCCCCCGGACTTACCCATGGGAGCAGCCATGGCATCTTCTAAACTTAATCCCAATGAAAGCATAAGTGGTCGTGATCGATAATAGGCACTGGCCGCATCGTGTTGATGTGTTAATTGCGATCCTAATAATATTTGACCGAGCTCATGTCCCCGTGCCGAAAACTGGTACAAGACATCTTTATTCGGAACTAACTCGTTTTCCTCTTTATCATCCATAGCCCGGGAGGTAAGCATGAGTTTAGCCAGCCACTTCCAATCAATGGATGAAATTACTTCGGGCATTTCTTTTTTCTCGGTGGACATAAATCGCAGATCTTTGGTCTTGCTTTAAAATTCCAGTGAATTCTTTACCTTCTCAAAACTATGTTCAAAATGCTCCATCTCCTTTTTACGCCCGACTGTGATCCGAACACAATTTGGCAACCCAAAAGCGTTTGTCTGTCGCAAGATCACTCCTTCTTGGAGCATAGCCTGTGTAAAATCCGTAGCTTGCTTTTCGGTGGATAAAACCATCAACACAGAATTCGAAATAGACGGCACATAATCAACATGGTGCTTCTCAAAAAATTTGTAGAGGCGTTTCTTACCTTTTTCAACCACATCCTTGCTTTTCTTGAGAAAACGCTGATCGCCCAAGGCCGCCAAAGCCGCTGCTTGAGCTGGAGTTGTTGGCTCAAAGGTAAGTTTCGTTTTCATCATATTGGCAATAATATCTTCGGAAGCAATAGCATAACCAATCCGAAAACCCGCCAGCCCATAAGCCTTCGAGAAGGTACGTAGCGTTATCACATTGTCATAGCCATAGTCTAACGAATGAGGATAGTCGGACACTTCTTTAGCATATTCAAAATAGGCCTCATCCATAATTACCAATACATCATCAGGCACTTTTCGCATAAATCGTTCAAATTCCGAATCCGTAATATACGTTCCCGTTGGATTATTGGGATTGGCAATATATACCATCTTGGTACGATTCGTAATCGCTTCGGCCATCGCATCCAAATCAAACCGATAATCTTCGGTGACCGGTACTTTCTTTACCGAGACCCCCCGAATATTTGCTTGAACAAAAAAACCGACGAACGTAGCGTCGGCAGTTATGGTTTCTTCATTATTTAGAAAAAAGGTACGACATAAATTGGCAATAACGCTCTCAGATCCAGCCGCAATCATTATATTTTCAGGATTAACGTTATTTAAATCGGCCAATACATCTCGCAGCTGACGAGCTATAGGATCGGGATAATCCTGAATCTCCTGCATTGCCTTCACCACTTCGTGCTTAACATTTGAGCTGCATCCTAATCGATTTTCATTAGAAGCTAACTTTGATATTTGCGGTGGCTGATACTCTTTTTCCACCTCGGCAATTGTTTTACCTGCCACATATGGAGATAAATCTCGAATATTAAACGGCACCAAGGGACGTTGGTTCGAATCAGCCATAATTACCTTAATAAAAACCTGTCAATTAGAATTAATACAAAGATTTTACAGTCGCAAATTCGGCTATAAATATGAATAAATTAGGCCACTTTAACAACGCTAAGCAGCGCAAAACTTTTAAAAAATCATTACCCTTTGTAAGGTCTCGTTGGGATTTGTACCTTCATTCAAAAAATAACTTTATCCTATGTCACAAGTTGCAATTGTTACCGGTGCAAGCCGGGGAATTGGTCGTGAAATTTCTAAAAACCTTGCTCAAGATGGTTACCATACTATTGCTGTTGCACGATCAAAACAACCGCTTCAGGAATTAGCAAATACCTCAGAAAATATCACTGCAATACCGACTGATCTTACTGATCAGAACGCCGTTGGTACTCTTGTTAACTTAGTGAATGATTTTTCTGGTGTTGATATATTGATCAACAATGCCGGTGCACTTATCAATAAATCGTTCAAAGACTTAACACTTGATGACTGGCGCTCCCAGATTGAAAGCAATTTGATTAGTGCTATTCACATTACCAAAGAGTTATTGCCCCAATTTAATCGTGATGCTCATATTGTAAATATTAGTAGCATGGGCGGTTTCCAAGGAAGTACCAAGTTTCCCGGTCTTGCTGCTTATAGCGTATCGAAAGGAGCATTAAGTATTTTAACTGAATGTCTCGCTGTTGAATTATCAGATAAAAATATTAAAGCCAATGCATTGTGTCTTGGAGCTGTACAAACAGAGATGCTGGAAGAGGCCTTTCCTGGCATTGAAGCTCCTCTCTCCGCAAGCGAT of the Fodinibius sp. Rm-B-1B1-1 genome contains:
- a CDS encoding sensor histidine kinase, which codes for MKLSTKLIGSFVIVVLFIGGIGLVSSYLNDIVKDQATAESNKAIQEITVAGELELQLFRSLTRTQYLLEDSYRETLSMNYDRSSTEKEVQIAEINKALEGFEDGLDELRGLIKTSPPDIFANSLDTNGIINLIDKIEQRYQNYAALLSQFQVMGSENYEDRKEFFTVTIEPYFRTNLLPLIERFRNHIQDSHQQKITQLSVHLDRINNILIGGTVVALLIAIVLVFYIYRSIANPISKIAAAAESFGKGNMDSRIDYDSNDELGQLSNTFDRMAENLSKTTVSRDYVDSIVEAMADLLIVTDEDFRILRANSSVLQMLNCDESELLGKSIQSIFQEIPGEICNEHTDVHGKTYAGEIATNGEQVIPVSISRGTIEDKSGNIEGHVFVASDITAQKKAQQKISESLREKEVLLAEIHHRVKNNLAVISGLLQMQMWESEDNSAQRALQESHLRVQSIALVHEKLYQSESLSYVEFDRYVSDLLDAIGEVYSTDYADIEIQSQIKGITLNINQAIPSALLINELVINAFKYAFDEGEDGIIKVLVEQEDSDIMIQVSDNGKGFGDKEKDIESLGLDLVKTLVAQLDGDLNYSSNNGAHIEAFFTAEQQRGV
- a CDS encoding alpha-ketoacid dehydrogenase subunit alpha/beta; this translates as MSTEKKEMPEVISSIDWKWLAKLMLTSRAMDDKEENELVPNKDVLYQFSARGHELGQILLGSQLTHQHDAASAYYRSRPLMLSLGLSLEDAMAAPMGKSGGYSDGRDIGVVCNKPGLDGPTVLPMAGDVGSQYTPAIGWAQGIQYHQNELEEGEYDRAISVVLGGEGSVATNGFWSALTIATTQDLPVLFYVEDNGYGISVPGEFQTPGGNIANNLYSFKNIRIFDGDGTDPVEAADLINQSVNYVRDRKGPALIHLTMPRLNGHSYQDNQAYKPEELIQEEQQNDPLDSLKSFLVPDRFSDDDWNEFKDNAEQDIEEASEAALSRPAPDATTTKRYAFAEKKEDGSLDTQLVGGLAPSKHTFPESSEAPEPEKQRINIVEAIRRTLDYELETNPKVMVFGEDVGAKGGVHAATMGLQTKYGDERVFDTSLSEEGIIGRSVGLAYSGLMPVAEIQFRKYADPATEQLNNCGTIRWRTANQFAAPIVVRMPGGFAKCGDPWHSLSNEVFFAHAVGWQIVMPSNAQDAVGLLRSAMRSNNPTVFFEHRNLLDAKYARKPYPGDHYVVPIGKANMLQEGEDLTIVTWGAMCEQVENAVSKMDVSADIIDLRSIMPWDKQAVLESVRQTNRCLIVHEDTQTAGFGAEISAVLSQEAFKYLDAPIERLTMPDIPVPYNVGLMDSVLPTSDKIIDKIESLVAF
- the hisC gene encoding histidinol-phosphate transaminase; its protein translation is MADSNQRPLVPFNIRDLSPYVAGKTIAEVEKEYQPPQISKLASNENRLGCSSNVKHEVVKAMQEIQDYPDPIARQLRDVLADLNNVNPENIMIAAGSESVIANLCRTFFLNNEETITADATFVGFFVQANIRGVSVKKVPVTEDYRFDLDAMAEAITNRTKMVYIANPNNPTGTYITDSEFERFMRKVPDDVLVIMDEAYFEYAKEVSDYPHSLDYGYDNVITLRTFSKAYGLAGFRIGYAIASEDIIANMMKTKLTFEPTTPAQAAALAALGDQRFLKKSKDVVEKGKKRLYKFFEKHHVDYVPSISNSVLMVLSTEKQATDFTQAMLQEGVILRQTNAFGLPNCVRITVGRKKEMEHFEHSFEKVKNSLEF
- a CDS encoding SDR family oxidoreductase; this translates as MSQVAIVTGASRGIGREISKNLAQDGYHTIAVARSKQPLQELANTSENITAIPTDLTDQNAVGTLVNLVNDFSGVDILINNAGALINKSFKDLTLDDWRSQIESNLISAIHITKELLPQFNRDAHIVNISSMGGFQGSTKFPGLAAYSVSKGALSILTECLAVELSDKNIKANALCLGAVQTEMLEEAFPGIEAPLSASDMGSYIAKFAVEASAFYNGRILPVALEDPE